GGGACACTGAGCGCTGGGTATGCCGTGGTACAGGCATCCCTGGACGGTTTTGAAACCAGACTCTCAGAGAAACTTTCGTTCAGACAATCTGCGCAACACGTTGAATTATTGGCTGTTCTAGCTGCATTACGCATTGCTGATGGTCAATGGGTCAACATTTACTCTGATTCCGCCTACGCCGTAAATAGCATCTTGACTGAGCTGCCACAGTGGCAGAGATGTAACTTCACTACCTCAACCGGTCGACCGATTAAGCATGCGGAAGAAGCCAAGGCCTTGTGCGACGCTGTGTTATTGCCTGAGAAAGTGGCCATTCTTAAATGTGCTGGACATCAAGTATCAGATTGCTTTGAAAAAAGAGGTAATGATGCCGCCGACAAAGCAGCCAAGACGGCAGCTGGATACTGTATGCCTCACCAGATGGTAGTCAGACCTATTGACGAACTTGTCTCTCTTTCACCTGAAATAACTTTGTCATTTCTTTCAGACACTTATAAGACGGCGGCCCCTGAAGAGAAGTCCCTGTGGATGAGTAAGGGTGCCTGTCTTTCTGACACGGGTGTGTGGCGAGCACCTGATGGCCGTCCTGTCCTGCCAGCGGACCTGGCAAAGACAGTTCTATTGGAAGCCCATGGGATGGCTCACAGCAGTGACCGAGACATGAAACGCCGTATGGAGGGTTGGTGGCATCCATTCCTGCCCCATATGATCTCAGAGGTAATCAAGTCCTGTGAAGTATGTCAGCAAATGAATGTCAGGCCCACCATTAAATCTGAGCGAGGGCATTTCCCAGTTGTTTCTGGTCCTGGCTGTGAAATAGTGATTGACTTCACTGACATGGGCTATCGGGTACAAGGCAAACAGTACCTTCTCGTCATGGTGGACAGTTACACTTCCTGGCCAGAAGCTTTTGCCGTTGGGAGGGAAGACAGTACCTCCGTTGTTAAATGCTTGATCAATCAATACATCCCAAGATATAGTTTTCCCCATAGGATCCGTTCAGATAATGGCTCCCatttcaaaaatgaacatttgaggTTGGTTGAGCATTCCCTTGGCCTGAAACATTCCTTTGAGGCCGTTTACCATCCCCAAAGCTAGGGAAAGGTTGAACGGATGAACTTAACACTTAAGAACAAGCTTGCGAAAATTTGTGCTGATACAGGCCTATCCTGGTTGTCTGCTTTGCCAATCGCTTTGATGTCTGTACGTTCCTCAATTAACAGGGTCACTGGATTCACCCCATTTGAGCTGTTAACTGGCCGCCAATTTCCGGGTCCCTTTACAGGTTTTCCTATTTGTGACATCCCTGCCTTGGACCCTAAGGAACATTACCAAAAACTGACATGCTTGATAAGTTATTTTTATCCCCAGACACGCCTGACCCTGCCGGATCCAGCACCTTGTGTAGCCCAGTGGGTTCGTGTACGTGAGTTCAGAAGGAAGTGGTCTGGCCCCCATTGGTCAGCCCCTAAACAGGTGGTAGCCCGTACCTCTCATTGTGTCCAATTGAAAGACAAAGGCAACACCTGGTATCATCTCTCAAGTTGTGTTGCTTGTGACCCTCCATCTCGTAGCCTGACCAACACTGTGTTGGACCTTGCTGTGCAGGTCCAAGAGGGGGTACAGGAAGCAAAACAATCGGACGCTCCACTAACAGAGCAGATAACACAAGATAAACAATCCCTTTtgacacacaacaccacacacacagagacttcctcacaaaacacacaactgaCGTTCAAACAGGGTGATTTGTTTTCAACACCAGAAGCAGAACCCATTGCACACTGTATCAGTGCTGACTGTGTTCTTGGAGCAGGGATAGCACAACAGATCAGACATCGATACGGGGTACATAAGATACAGGGGCAAAGAAAACAATCAGGAGAGTGTGCTGTCACCATAGAAGGAGAAAGGTTGGTGTTCCATTTGTTAACTAAATTGTGGTGCTCAGACTTACCATCTTATACCTCTCTAGAGAGTAGTCTGGAGTGCATGAGGGAAGAAGCTCTCCAATTAGGGGTAAAAAGGATCTCCATGCCCAGGATTGGGTGTGGACTGGACAAATTGGTGTTTGAAGAGGTACAGAAGATCCTAGAGAGGGTTTTCAAGGGAAAAGGGATTGAAATAATCATTTATACCCTGTCAAaaagtttattcatttatttcctAACTAcgttatattcatttattcttgTTACAAAATTGCTTTCATAATACGTTTTCTGTGATCATTAAcctgttttatttgtaaagacCAAAGTGACGAGGGCTCTGGAGCCTCGGTTGACTCTTCCTTCAGACCAAGGTGTCACTGGGTAAGTCACCATGAAACTGTGGGGAAATTGGAGGGTTATGGGGGGGGTTATTCATCATAGCAGTGGCTGTAGTATTAATAGTATATGGCATAATGGAAAAAGACACTGAAGATAACAAGCccaaaagagaaataaaagtaAAGACGGGACACCCGTTTGGGGTAAAATTGGAACTGATTAGGACCAATGGTAAGGATGCCATCTGGGAATTTGATTTATGCCAGGTAATTAACTGTGGAAAAGATGAGATGTCTTACAGAGGTTATGACATCTACGGGTGTTTGTGGCCTACCACTGGAAGAAATCCCAGTGGCCCCTGGTGTCATGGGTGGACGGATGTCAATTGGTCGACCAGACCGGGATTTGTGAAGCGCATTTGGAAAATGAGTAAGGAACATATTCAATTTAAACTTGCATTGTTTAGGGGACCCTCGAATGTATGGGGAACTAAtagagtaaataaaataatgattagGCTAAAAGATGGGCATTATGCCAGAACCTCATACATAACCATAGGGGTAGATGTGACTGGCACAGACCCCATGGGCCTTATCGCCATTACCACCGTGGTAGCCCCAACTGTGCCAATCATTAGTAATTTCTCCCAGTCAGGTAATGCCATTGCTTCTTCTGATTATACCAAAATGACACCCCATGACTTATTAGTGATGGCCACTGGATATAGTGAAGATAATTTGTGGTTAAAGTGGATAGAAACCACAGCCAAAGAACAGGGCATGGCTGATTGTGTTGCATGTGCCAGGGCCAGGCCCACCCTGTACACTGAACCAGCTCCGTTATTCCCAGAAGACACCTGGGGTTATGGTTGTATGCTGGGACTTACCAAACGGGCCACCCCTTTTAATTGTAGCACACTGGCTGCCCTGTTTCCTCCATTAAGCAATCAGTCTCGTATAGGCCCATTCACCCCGAGAGAGGGAAACTATACATGCTTCAATCTAACCAGTACCAGAAAATCACAGATATATGTAGGACAGGTCCCTGACAGCTGGTGTAACACCACGGTGCAAACCCAGGGAGCCCTTGGCGAATGGGCACGTGCTGGGCTATACTATTACTGTGGTGCTTCCGTACTATTAGTAAGAGTGACCCCTGATATGGTTGGGGTGTGTGCCATGACCAGACTGGCAGCCCCGTTAACCCTGATAGGAAGTAGAGTTGTCAGGATGACCCATGTTACCCCAACCGAGTTAACAGCCCGCCGTAGGCGACATGTTTTGCTCAAACGTTCAGCATTTGACCCCACAATTAACAGCCCAACATATGTAGACGCCATTGGCATCCCGAGGGGAGTGCCAGATGAGCATAAACTTGCTGACCAAGTGGCTACAGGATTTGAGAATATCCCAGTGGTGTCAGCCCTATTCCCTGTGACCCCTAATAAGAATGTAGATAGAATTAATTATGTGCATTATAATGTCATGCGGTTATCCAATTTAACTAGGGATGCCGTAGAAGGTCTGGCTGAGCAGTTGGCACCCACCTCGCTGATGGCAGTGCAGAATAGGATCGCACTGGATATGATTTTATCTGAAAAAGGGGGGGTGTGTTCAATGATTGGAGAAATGTGTTGCACCTTTATTCCTAACAACACTGCGCCAGATGGTTCTGTAACCAGGGCATTGAATGGTTTGAAGGCACTGTCAAAAGAGATGAAGGAGCACTCTGGGATTGATAATCCAATGGATAGATGGTTCAATAGAATGTTTGGGGGATGGAAAGGGATTATAATCTCCATAATTACCTCGTTGGGCATTTTTCTTGCTGTTATTGTCACCTGTGGGTGTTGTTGTATACCATGTATTAGATCTCTTTGTAATAGGATGATTATCACCGCAATTGAGAAAAAGGATCCCGATCATCCTCCATCATATGCAATGCCTCTTATGGGCACGGAGGAGGATCAAATGGAAGACCTTGAGGAAAATGTGTGATCTCTGATGGAGATCAAGAGAGGGAATGTTGGGTCTATCCATTTCATAAGaggtgtatttttataatttcagTATCCTagcaatatgtattttaatcatgTACTTTCAGAGAAAATAGATGTGGACCGAAACTGAACAGTAGTTCCTCCTGGCAGGGTGGAATTTACAAGAAACTGAGTGATAAATCATGTGATTTCATGAGAATGTGGGGGTAGGAGTGTTGTTCCTCTTTTTGTGTTAACAGAACTGTGAGTGAGGAGACACCCTAAGAAATGGAGCTCTGCCTGGTAACTTTGGACGGAGGCTTCTGTATTGGCAGAGAAGAGAGTCACCCCACCGGGCTCTGGGAGGAACCAAAcaagaatataaaaatatgtgtgatgtgtttgtaaAGCGTTCTGGAATGCCCAGATGCTCTTGATGTATCTGTTGTTCGGAATCCTGAGCTCAGCTCGATCTATTTTACTCACCTTCTATTCTAAATAAAATCAATCTGATCATAGACGTTGTATGAGCGATTTCTGAACCGGGGAAGGACTGTAAGATTTCAGTCCAACAGGTAGgatgtggtctctgtagcgcagcCCCCACTTGAgaaagtagcgcttacccagtggccttacggttccgggcggcttctcgctgttagagaaacaaggccgccgcctgtgaggccgaaggtaggggccttcccacctttcaagaaagctctgggaccccctacctacccactggtaggttacaatttcgcggtagcgctcacggctgacacgcccaggccagtcaccgtcgcttcgttgagattgtgacagggcacagtgttatggcgttttccattggaaccccatctgacGGTTCGACACagcgtcgagagaccgacagaaagggaacgtctcggttacgtttgtaacctcggttccctgatggagggaacgagacgttgtgtcctcttgccacaacacgtgctgtcctctgcagcagctcctcagaactaaggtgaatgaatgaggcacgccgtctcccttttatacccggttatccgggggcggagtccggcatgcaaatttcattcgccaattttcattggc
Above is a genomic segment from Triplophysa rosa unplaced genomic scaffold, Trosa_1v2 scaffold430, whole genome shotgun sequence containing:
- the LOC130550801 gene encoding uncharacterized protein LOC130550801, with the translated sequence MEKDTEDNKPKREIKVKTGHPFGVKLELIRTNGKDAIWEFDLCQVINCGKDEMSYRGYDIYGCLWPTTGRNPSGPWCHGWTDVNWSTRPGFVKRIWKMSKEHIQFKLALFRGPSNVWGTNRVNKIMIRLKDGHYARTSYITIGVDVTGTDPMGLIAITTVVAPTVPIISNFSQSGNAIASSDYTKMTPHDLLVMATGYSEDNLWLKWIETTAKEQGMADCVACARARPTLYTEPAPLFPEDTWGYGCMLGLTKRATPFNCSTLAALFPPLSNQSRIGPFTPREGNYTCFNLTSTRKSQIYVGQVPDSWCNTTVQTQGALGEWARAGLYYYCGASVLLVRVTPDMVGVCAMTRLAAPLTLIGSRVVRMTHVTPTELTARRRRHVLLKRSAFDPTINSPTYVDAIGIPRGVPDEHKLADQVATGFENIPVVSALFPVTPNKNVDRINYVHYNVMRLSNLTRDAVEGLAEQLAPTSLMAVQNRIALDMILSEKGGVCSMIGEMCCTFIPNNTAPDGSVTRALNGLKALSKEMKEHSGIDNPMDRWFNRMFGGWKGIIISIITSLGIFLAVIVTCGCCCIPCIRSLCNRMIITAIEKKDPDHPPSYAMPLMGTEEDQMEDLEENV